The following are encoded together in the Lagopus muta isolate bLagMut1 chromosome 7, bLagMut1 primary, whole genome shotgun sequence genome:
- the NPVF gene encoding pro-FMRFamide-related neuropeptide VF: MEVISTPKFILLTLGTVVFLTPHAMCLDELMKSSLESREDADDKYYEIKDSILEEKQRSLNFEEMKDWGSKNFIKVNTPTVNKVPNSVANLPLRFGRSNPEERSIRPSAYLPLRFGRAFGESLSRRAPNSSYRLGRSPLARSSIHSLLNLPQRFGKSVPIGLSQGVQDSEPGM, encoded by the exons ATGGAAGTCATTTCAACCCCGAAGTTTATTCTACTTACTTTGGGTACAGTGGTGTTTCTAACACCACATGCTATGTGCCTAGATGAGCTAATGAAATCCAGCCTGGAGAGCAGAGAAGACGCTGATGATAAATATTATGAG attaAAGACAGTATCttggaggaaaagcagaggagtctgaattttgaagaaatgaaagactgGGGATCAAAAAATTTCATTAAAGTAAACACACCTACAGTAAACAAAGTGCCAAATTCAGTTGCTAATTTACCTCTCAGGTTTGGAAGAAGCAATCCAGAAGAAAGAAGCATTAGGCCGAGTGCTTATTTGCCTCTGAGATTTGGAAGAGCTTTTGGAGAGAGCCTATCTAGGCGTGCTCCAAATTCATCATACAGGCTTGGGAGATCTCCACTTGCTAGAAGTTCTATTCATTCCCTTCTAAATCTGCCACAGAGATTTGGGAAGTCAGTGCCCATCGGTCTATCTCAAGGCGTCCAGGACTCTGAACCAG GGATGTGA